A stretch of the Bos indicus isolate NIAB-ARS_2022 breed Sahiwal x Tharparkar chromosome 13, NIAB-ARS_B.indTharparkar_mat_pri_1.0, whole genome shotgun sequence genome encodes the following:
- the LOC109567754 gene encoding short palate, lung and nasal epithelium carcinoma-associated protein 2B, protein MVQLWKLVLLCGLLAGTSASLPDIRGNDVLRKLKSGLERGLDTFDSTIEIIFQNLKTELESRCSDEVVEQQETENFLEQLISRIFQVVSRLTGVRIRNVQVPDITFKATSENSANVSIPITADVTVSLPFLGEIVDLDLNVDLQTTVSIETDTEDPQVVVGECTNNPESISLTVLHSRFGLLNDVVDIGVNLARRVVSSVVEGELCPRFRELLESLDAECVEKLIGESQDTTQQEPEGSR, encoded by the exons ATGGTTCAGCTTTGGAAACTTGTTCTCTTGTGCGGCCTGCTCGCCGGGACCTCAGCGTCTCTTCCTGACATTCGTGGCAACGATGTTCTGAGGAAGCTGAAATCTGGTCTTGAGAGAGGACTTGACACCTTTGACAGTACAATTGAAA ttatctttcagaatttgaagacTGAATTGGAATCCAGGTGTTCAGACGAGGttgtggagcaacaggaaactGAGAATTTCTTGGAACAactcatttctagaatttttcaAGTAGTGAGCAGGCTTACAGG GGTGAGAATCAGGAACGTCCAGGTCCCGGATATCACATTCAAAGCGACTTCTGAAAACAGTGCTAACGTGTCGATCCCCATCACTGCTGACGTCACTGTGAGCCT GCCTTTTTTGGGTGAGATTGTCGACCTGGACCTCAATGTGGACCTCCAAACTACTGTCAGCATTGAAACTGATACTGAAGACCCCCAGGTGGTCGTGGGAGAATGCACCAACAACCCAGAAAGCATCTCACTCACGGTGCTGCACAG cCGCTTTGGACTGCTCAACGATGTCGTGGACATTGGAGTCAACCTTGCGagaagggtggtgtcctctgtaGTGGAGGGCGAG CTGTGCCCACGATTCCGCGAGCTCCTTGAAAGCCTGGATGCAGAGTGTGTTGAGAAACTCATTG GCGAGTCTCAGGACACCACCCAACAGGAACCTGAAGgcagcagatga